The Candidatus Tanganyikabacteria bacterium genome has a window encoding:
- a CDS encoding glycosyltransferase family 2 protein, whose translation MTSLLDVVIVSYQTRDLLRDCLRALATQDDVEWRAIVVDNASTDGSARMVREEFPAALLIENAENLGFAGGSNRGLAASDAPYVMLLNSDALVQPGCLGLLYAKLELEPGIGLLAARLLNPDGTPQPSCVPDRFPWVFSSPDRDCDLVWASACALVVRRWCLEKIGPLDEQFGHTGEDYDWGLRARKANWRVALCAEAEVIHLGAATSAKVPDRAAEGLHFGRQHFYSKHFGLPGLLYARAHSTVELLGDVLRGPAGRRAFYLGLLRRTLVYRPRARRG comes from the coding sequence ATGACATCGCTGCTGGACGTCGTCATCGTCTCCTACCAGACGCGCGACCTCTTGCGGGATTGCCTGCGCGCGCTCGCGACCCAGGACGACGTCGAATGGCGGGCGATCGTCGTCGACAACGCGTCCACCGACGGCTCGGCGCGGATGGTCCGCGAGGAGTTCCCGGCGGCCCTGCTGATCGAGAATGCCGAGAACCTCGGTTTTGCGGGCGGCTCCAACCGTGGTCTGGCCGCGTCCGACGCGCCCTACGTCATGCTGCTCAACAGCGACGCCCTCGTGCAACCCGGCTGCCTGGGCCTGCTCTACGCGAAGCTGGAGCTCGAACCCGGGATCGGCCTCCTGGCGGCCAGGCTGCTGAACCCCGACGGCACCCCGCAGCCGTCCTGCGTGCCCGATCGCTTCCCCTGGGTCTTCTCCAGCCCCGACCGCGACTGCGACCTGGTCTGGGCCAGCGCGTGCGCCCTGGTCGTGCGGCGCTGGTGCCTGGAAAAGATCGGGCCGCTCGACGAGCAGTTCGGCCACACCGGCGAGGACTACGACTGGGGGCTGCGCGCCCGGAAAGCAAACTGGCGCGTGGCGCTGTGTGCCGAGGCGGAGGTGATCCACCTCGGGGCGGCCACCAGCGCGAAAGTACCCGATCGCGCCGCCGAAGGCCTCCACTTCGGCCGCCAGCACTTCTACAGCAAGCACTTCGGCCTGCCTGGGCTGCTGTACGCCCGCGCCCACTCCACCGTGGAACTCCTGGGCGACGTCCTGCGGGGTCCGGCCGGCCGCCGCGCCTTCTACCTCGGGTTGCTGCGCCGGACCCTGGTGTACCGCCCGCGAGCCAGACGTGGCTGA
- a CDS encoding CPBP family intramembrane metalloprotease, with protein sequence MADLARWFGLVAVGAVAWIIGLALFFRIPLSTRPQVPDHVATLYVVGLYLLLMGAAVWIWLRAVRKPPALGFSAAHLLEGFVTGAVGMAIVSGILVGLGWLRLAPAAPPAAALPGAALAAAGFAISEEALFRGFMLGLLRRDLRPIAAIWAGGVVFALLHFLRPFDLATSLVPFLTLCVAGALLGSARLRTGSIWFGVGLHGAWVFHFSLAGKLYAGPYDPGWIGLAGLCATYPWVRWRFPCAPS encoded by the coding sequence GTGGCTGATCTCGCCCGCTGGTTCGGGCTCGTAGCAGTCGGCGCGGTTGCCTGGATCATCGGCCTGGCGCTCTTCTTCCGGATCCCCCTCTCGACTCGCCCGCAGGTTCCCGACCACGTCGCGACCCTCTACGTCGTGGGCCTCTACCTGCTGTTGATGGGCGCGGCGGTCTGGATCTGGCTGCGCGCGGTCCGCAAGCCTCCGGCGCTGGGCTTCTCGGCCGCTCACCTCCTGGAGGGCTTCGTGACCGGCGCGGTGGGCATGGCGATCGTCTCGGGGATCCTGGTCGGTCTGGGCTGGCTGCGCCTCGCGCCGGCGGCGCCGCCGGCCGCGGCGTTGCCGGGAGCGGCGCTCGCCGCCGCTGGATTCGCCATCAGCGAGGAGGCGCTGTTCCGCGGGTTCATGCTCGGCCTGTTGCGCCGGGATCTGCGGCCGATAGCGGCCATCTGGGCCGGAGGCGTCGTCTTCGCCCTGCTCCACTTCCTGCGCCCTTTCGATCTCGCGACCAGCCTGGTGCCCTTCCTGACGCTGTGCGTCGCGGGCGCCCTGCTGGGATCCGCGCGGCTGCGCACCGGGAGCATCTGGTTCGGCGTCGGCCTGCATGGCGCCTGGGTGTTTCACTTCTCGCTGGCCGGCAAGCTCTACGCCGGACCCTACGATCCCGGCTGGATCGGCCTGGCCGGCCTCTGCGCCACCTACCCCTGGGTCCGCTGGCGGTTCCCGTGCGCGCCCTCCTGA